The genomic region aaggaccagcggtgcttagatagagggtggggtcctggggggcagttaggagcaggggtcccgggagggggtgatcaggggacagggagcgggggggggggttggatgggttggggtttctgtggggggcagtcggagggagtggatggtggcagggtggagctaccctccccctggagtgtcctgtttttttaatgttaaaatatggtctccttaccattcacagcactcacagcaggctgccacatgaggtccccctccttcctttccagttggtagtggccaagggaatgctgggaaatgtagttctttccctgctccagggctggctctataggtagggagctaaccaaggaactacaactcccagagccccctgttggttcccatgctgcccctgcaaatgggctgccccaagcaggtgcttgctttgctggtgcctagagccgcccctgtgtaaaCCAGCATTAGCAGGGTATGAGCCActctgccagtgggtttcacagatatttgctaacATTCCCAGTTTCCTCCACCTGAGCCCCCCCCAGGCCTCCActcatgcccccccccaggcctccaCTCATGCCCCCAATGCCCATGTTCCCCATCCTCACTGtctcccagccctgatctccctacCCAGGCTCCTCTTCCAACCTCagtgccctccaccccagcttcctggcccagtctccttgcccagccagtctcaGTTCTTGCCCTGCACACCAACTCTTTGTCAGCTCAGTCTCCACTCCCCATCTCTCCTTCCCCATGCCCCACTCAGTTCTCAGTCCCGGTCTCCTTGTCCAGCCAATCCcattttggcaaagttataaacagcTGAAGGCAGGGTCTTACAATGGGAAGTATCTGGCAACCTTAATGTTAGATGGCACTAACCAGCTCCATCTATCATTATGGGCCTTATTCTGCTCCAGAGTAAATCAGGATTAAAACTGCTGAAgtgaatggagttacaccagcgtAAATGGAAGGTGAATTAGGTCCTAAGTATTGTAGCATTCATGCAATAAACCTATGTAGAGCACACTGAAGCACTGATATTTTGGACCAATTTCCAACTCCtaactgaggtcaatgggagctgagcacttGCACACAGGCCTGAATTTAGCCAACCATGTCCAATTTATTCCTCTGCTGTTACAACACCCCTCACTTACAAGAATTGCATTTATCTTCCCTGATAGTTGAGGCTGTGAGACAACTAGTAACCAATGAGAATAAGCCCCATTGCGTACCTGGTTTTGTTCTAACAGGCCTTGCAGATGCATAGCTCCTAAAATGGGAGATGAGCGGGGTATGACATGACTAGAAAtgcaatgggggggaggggggtctcatGTGGCTGAGTCTCAGCTGATTATGTTTATCACAATTAAGTATTAATGTTAATGCAGTCTATCTGAGTGGATGTGTTTAACGGCTTACATTGTAATTAAGCAAAGCCTCTCAATGCAGCGTCACTAATGGTATGAATCCACATTAAATTACCAATAGTCCCCAGCATCTTGTCAAATCCCTTTATAATAGCCTTAGAAAATGACATTCTGAGCTGGCAAGAAGCCAGCCGGTCTGCATGGCAATCGTTAAGAATCTTGAGTGTTTAtggccctttttaaaaaagctttactgaatgcttcccccccacaccctccccaacTCTGTTCCTGGGAGTATTAAAAGCAGCACCTTGACTCAATCTGCCATATAAACATCCTGCTGCCCTCATACAACCTGATATTGTCTTCCTCCCAGGATGAGACGCTGAATAAGAAGTGACAATCACAGCTCCTGGCCGGAGGAAAACAGGAAGTGTCTGAGTTGTACAACCCTTTTAAACATTGTCCTACCTGTTTTATTCCTTGAATGACATGTGAAATGTCTTTCCTTTCCCCTCTTATGTAACCTCTTCTGACCCAGGGAGATGATTCATCTAGCAATACTATTGCCTGAAGTTGCCCTGAGACTACATAAAGCACTGGGCTTAGGTGGAAGACACATTTGTGACTTGGACCAACCATGCTGCGGGTCTCTTAAAAACATAATGATATTGGCCCAAAGGCCTTGCCCTCAGACACTTTTCTGATGGCCTCTGAGTGAAATGAGCTTGGTGGCATCAGGCCAGATGCTAGTGGACAAGTGTCCACATCTCCACCTGCTACTTTTGGTGCTGGAAATAAGCACAGAGAAAGGAGCTCAAAGCAGGGGCTGATTCCTCAGCACTGCAGCCTAGCTAACTCACTCAGAAACAAAGTAGCTTCCCAAAGCCCCCTGCGTTTTGCCCATAGTGCCACGCTTCCTTAAAGGGCTCCACCTCCATTTGGTGGAGCCAGGCAgtagagaacccaggaattctggtACCCAGTCCATTGCTTTATGACTGTATCCTTTCTTGATAAGGAAAAAAGATTCTTCCCATTTAGAATGCCACTCTTGGAAGAGGGCTATTTATACATTGCCATTTCTTTGGAGTGGCTGATGATACAAAGAACTTGGCAGCATTTTCTGCTCTAGAGCATTCAACAATTAGATCTCAAATCCCGGTTTCCAAGTGCTGGCCTCCCAAAAAGAAACAGGAGAAAAAATAGGTTTCCGATCTGCTCCTCCTTCAGGCAGCAGGGTAAAAATATCCCTTGATGAATTGGATGGTATTTGCCATCACGTAACAAAGTTCACATTCCCATAAACAGACACCAACACACTCTGCCCTCCTCCACCCACACACAATCCACAAAAGCCATTTTAAGAAGGATTCCGGTGCAGCTTTGTCTGTTATATGCAGTGCGGAACAATAGCCCAGGATTTGCATATTCTTTGTAAAAGTCTTgatgtgtaggaggaactcttggGACCAAAAATGAGAGTGGTCATTGACACACAAAAATATCTTGGAATGGGGTTAGGTGCCAATGAGCAAAACAGAATCTAGCCCAAATAGTTACCATGTAGTCATCTTTGGGGCCAATCCTGCAGTTCTCTCTCAggtgaagctgctgctgctgctttttcttttGAGGTAGGGAAGTAGTGTTATCACATGCatttcattgggagttttgcctaaatCAAGAGTGCAGGATGTAGCCCTTAATGAGGTGCATTGTCAGATAAATACCGGATGCACTCTCCAGTATCAACCATTGTATGTTTGCAATGAACCACACTCTGTGTGTACATTGTCCTTTCTTGGCTGAGTTAAATGCTGGCAATGGATGCTGCATGGACACACTTTATGCCTGGAGTCCTCTAGTCATCTATTTGGACGTttcaggggggcaggggagcagctaTGTGAGTTTTCCCACACACTGACCTCACAGTGCATCTCAGCTGTGTCCTGGAGGGTCCACCTCCAGGGGTGCTGATGCAGTCTTCATGCCCCACTCAGTCCATGGCCGCCGCACCAAGTCAACAAACCAGGAGGCCTGTTGTGGGGACGATGCTGTTTACAAGGACTCCGGCTGACTAGGAGAAAGACTGAGACTGAGACCATCAGACTCATTTTACACAGGCCACTGACCTAGGTAGTGACGCCACATTGTCCTATTAATCCATTTTTGAGGGGTCTTGAAATCATCCCCGCCCCAGCACTAAGGCCAGCACTGGGACAGAGATGAGGTGACTTGCGTCTCCCCTATTCAGGGGCTTCTCAGTGGTGAGGGAGGGGAAGTTGTTCCCCTGGTGTGGACCAGAGCTGTCCTAATTTGTACCCTTACCTGGAATAGCCCCTATGGGCCTTGCAGGAGTGGTAAAATGCCATGGTGCCGGATGCCCTGGCCATGCGCCTTCCCCAGTCTGCTCCCTACATGACCCCGGCCTACTGTAGAGTGCCCCAGAGGCTCCTGAGGGGGGCGCTGCGCTTGTCCCTGGGAGTGGGCGTTTAGCATTACTGTCCCTATTTGCACTGGCTATGCTGGTGCCTATCAGCCTCAGCACAGAGGTCAACTCCCCCCTTTGCTTCAAACCAGCCAGACTTCAGAAGCCTGCATTTCAAACATCATAATCTGAACCCTCATGTGCCAAGAGTTTGCTGTCCCCAGCACGCTTGTTGCCAGAAACAGATGACGTGAAACTGGGGCCAGACTTGCAGAATCTGTCTGTGGGCATCACTGGTAAATCCCTACTAGGCCATGTAGTCTAGCTCTGTTAGTCCAGCATATTCACAAGCCATGAGAGGGGACAGGACTGGAGCACACGATGGTCCAACGATTCGTTCATTGGCCTTATAgctcctgggaggcagggcattGCTAACCAGCAGATGTTAGAGCAGCCTTTGGACTGTTCTAACTGTTGGCAGGGGGTAGGCCAGACCCAAGAGCAGGGCAGGAAGAAAAGGACTCAGTCATCTCTTTGGTGGCTGCTAGTTCAgctcaggcctggctggggctTGAGCCCTATGTCTCCGTTACAGGTCTGTGTGAGGACAGGGTTGTATAGAGGTAAGATCATATTGTTCAAGTCCACTTGAGAGGCAGAACGATCATGTTGGCAGAGTGCTATTGCCAGCATCTATCATACAATAGCTGCTCCTCACTGCCCCAGCACCTGCcagcaaaaaacacacacaaaaaccacaTTTAGGTTCAACCTATTGGCAACCTCTAGTGACCATAGTGCAAAACTGCAGGCAGGGTTTAGCTGAATCAAACAGCTTTTGAAATACGTTTTTTACACTAGATTAACAAACATGAATCTGAATTTGTGTCGTAATCCTGTTGATGAGAGCCCAGAGACATTTACTCAGCAGAAACAATAAAGCCCCTCACTGAACTCAGTCAGCTCTTTTGATTCACAGCATAATGCTGCTTATCATCTCTTTGCGGGGGTTTCACTGTACACCAAGCCTTGAATACACAGTAGATATAGTTCACTTGTTTCTCGTGTTTAGCTTTAGGCTGCCAAAGTTTTATAGACATCACTTTATTGAAATTAATGTACAAAGGTggaatacatttatttttcagcCAGCGACTGTCTCTTCGTTTTTATCTTATGACTTTACCCTGATCAGCCctgataaaaatatattaccCTGTTTGATAGCAGCAGCGCAGTTGCAACCCTGCTTGGAGTGGCAGAGTTTGGATCAGTCCTGTAGAATATGAgagtattttttaaacaaaggaggAGGTGCCATCCAGGTTCCAGTGACAAATGCGTAATAGAGAGAATTCTCCTCACTCTCTTCTGGCCCATCTATTTATTAAACATTTGCTACTGATTAGCAAGAGGTGTTATGTAGCCTACAGGATAgcacactgggctgggactcaggagacctgggctctattgctggctctgacactgacctgctgagtgactttgggcacatcacttcactactctgtgcctcagttgccccatctgtaaaacggggataacTATAGTGACCTCccttgtaaagcgctttgagctcTATGGAGGAAATGTGCTTGATATTATTATTTCCCCTTCATTTGATTCCAGGCATCATCCTCTCCTGCAGCATGGAGAAAATAGTTTGTTTCTGTTACCTTCAGGACTGGATCGCTCTCTTGCACCGCCATACTGGCTGGACTGTACACTGAAGGTTTGATTCCTTACCATGGTTTTGCAACTGGATGCAAAGTTCCATGCCTGTCCTCCAAAAAGCGATCAAAGGAGCCCAAGCTGCTGCCGCCTGAGTAATCTAGTCCCTTAGAGGTCCAAACCCAGGTGCTATTCAAACTGTGTTTCTGTGAGCAATGGGTATAAAATTAGCCCACTACTTCTCTGCATGCTCTGCTGAAAGTTCACCTGTGACTCTGACCTCTTTAGTGCTGTCCTCTGTTGAATTTGTCAGTGCACGTGCCGGGGGCATGCACAGTGGTGATGGGCAGTACTGTATAGGCTGGGATGCTCAGTCCTTGCCTTGGAAATGAGGTCCTGACATTGAGGGGTGCTCACTGCCTGGCTTCCTCTGTAGCACTAACATACTGTCACGAAAGAATGTTGCCAATGACATTTCTCAACAAGTGCCCGAGATTCCCATCTGAACCCCATGAGCTCATTGAGACCCAGCTGGCTCCTACACCCACAGCCATTACTACAAATGCATCTAACTAaacatttatttatattgcagcaaGCAAGGGGCTGTCTTATAAATAACCACATTCTATTCTCTCTTCTCCAGCAGGCACACAGAGGAAACTGCAATGCTTTCTCATGTCTGGAGCCCCCTCTGGTGGAAATATAGAGCTTAACTGCCTGTTACAAGGAAACATACAAGAGCCAAGATAGGGAAGGTTCGGTGCAGGTTCTGTGCAGCCGGCATGAATGTTCACCGGTCCTTCACAGGAGACCAGGGTAAGCAAAATGCCCTCTGGGCTTTCAGCTTCATATTTCTATGAGGTTCTTGTGTAACAAAACttgtacaaacacaaaaaatcCCTCCCACAGACTTGCAACCATGCTGCTTAATTCCACAACAGCCACACAACCCAGCACACCAATCACTACAAAGGACATTTTGCTATCAGTCTCGAGCTCCTTCCCTCCTTTCCCTGACTATTAGAAAGTAGCCCCTTTTTCCTGCCTTTAAGTAGCATGGACTCATTGTGTACAGAGGCTAACTAAGCTAAGCTGTAACCAATTCCTTCCCATGGAAGAGTGCCTCCCTGAGCTGAAAACTTGCCAGCATGGCTGGGCCTCTCCCAGGAGGTGATATGCCATGGATGGAAGCTCCTGGCAAGGAGCACATCTCTgcataaagagaaggttaaaaaaTACTGATTTTAGAGCCTTTGTTAACAAAAAGATTCATCAGGCACCATCAAATTGGGCCGGAgctaatcataggactggaagggacctcgagaggacatctagtccagtcccctgcattcacagcaggactaagtattatctagaccatccctgacaggtgtttgtttaacctgctcttaataatctccagtgacagagattccacaacctccctaggcaatttattccagtgcctaatcactctgacagttaggaagtttttcttaatgtccgaCCTAAACCtcacttgctgcagtttaagcccattgcttcttgtcctatcctcagagggtaAGGAGAACCCTGGgaactcctggttgagaaccgccgCTTTAGATGCCACAGTAGGACAAATAATGATAACATCGCTaggtgaaaaacaaaacaaaagctatTGAGCAGAGTGCCTCAGAATGATCCCATAGGGGGGACCAGACAGGGCTACCCCCTGCCTAACTTCCCTTAGGAATTACGAGGTCACTTCCTTGGTTTGATGGCACTATATCTGCTTGtatactattatttgtattatcagagtgcttaggagccctagtcagagcccaggaccccactgtgttaggCAGCGTACAAAAAGAGCAAAAAGACAGCTCAGGGGGCAAAGAGTTTACTGTCTACGTAGAAGACAAGAGACAGCAGCCGGCTAAAGATAGACACAGGTAGGAGACTCCACTGTGTAACCTTCCTGTGGGAATTGTTTTCCCCCAGAGGTTTCTCTGACACTGGGGACGGCTATCCGTGAGCTGCACTGTTGGACAAACAGTACTTTAACCCTGCTCCTGAGTAAACACACAGAGAAATGGTCTCTTGCCTTTATGTCGGGCCCACGCCTGCTCTTTGCTGTCGTTGTCCGCTCCTGGTGGGGCAGCTCAGAGATGCCCAAGATGCGGTTCCTCCTCCGCCTGCTCACCTtggctctgctctgctgcctttCCCTCTTGTGGTGGGGGCATTTTCTCAGGAGTCACCCTCCCCAGCGAAGAGGTAATGTTTGCCTGTTCACAGTGATGCAGGACAGGTCAGAAAAGTTTTGAACATTATTTTCTATTGTCCTTTAAACACACCAATCTGCCCAGTTTGGTGGTGACTGAAATTCGTTACCAGCCAGCAGCTCTTTTATGGCTCTTGTGAAATGAACTGGTGGTTTCCTGTCCAGTTCTCAATGGACAAATGTCCACATCATGAAAGACACCCCCCACAACTGACACTATTGACCCCCTTGTCATCAGCAGAGATGCCGGGACTGACTAGGCCACAGAGACTGAACTACCCTCTTCCAGACCTGTACCTCAGGAGCCTGATTCTTTGCTGCACTCCTCCTTTTACAGTCATTTATACCGGTACATGGTGAGAGCAATGTGGGGATTAAACACTCGCATTCCTGTCTGATCACATTGAAAATCCACGTTGCACTGGGGTAGATGACTGCACACAGTGGAGGAGGATGGAGGATCAGGCTCCATAGCTTCCAGTCAGACGGAGGAATATTGGTGGGACAatgcgggagggtggggggaaggttgcACTTCTTCTGTACTTCATTCCTCATCAGTGGATGAAGAGATGAATTCTTTCTTCCAGAGCTGTCAGTCCAGCTCTAAATTCAGCAGACACCATCCGTTTGAAATGTAGTCAGTCAAAAGAAGTTACAAATAATTCCAGACACCAATTGTGTCCCTGAATCCCTTGCTCCCTGTCTTTCCAATGGGTCTTTACTAGTTTTAAAGTGTTTTCACTTCCCTGTTGCTGTATGAAAGATCCACCCAAACAACATTGGCATTGGCAAACTATCCAACTACCCAGGGGAAACTGACTATCCCCTAAGAGCTGCCAGATGCATATAGGAACAACTGATAAAATAGAGACTAAGTCTTTTTCTCTAGTCTCTTTTAGCTAGAATAGACATATGACGAGGGCTACTGGTTTTGGGGGGTGGTTATTAATGTCATTGTTCAGgctttatttttagcaatttttgagttGTATGTAGGTGTCCAAAAATCAGGGGGGATTGAGGCTTTCTCTTTGTATATATTGTAATGGGTAATGTATATCGTAGACATTATGTGTAGTACATACTGTAATGAGTAATttctttgtaatgttccctagtgtgcttcAATATAGTATTgttactgtttcaaacagcagtatGTCAAATCGCAGTCGGAAACCTTTAGTGCACAACAGCAGAGTCTACATGAGCCAAATAATACACAAGGCGTTCATGTGCTGTAGAAATTACACCCCCGAGGTTCATATTATTGCTCTGTGTAGATAAACCCTTAGATAAAAGTAACCATTTCTGGTGTTTTTCCAGTGTTTATTGGATAAACAccattttcttcctttctttctttttttaaattagatgtGTTTTATCAATGCTTATCAGTTAAAACTGAAAATCAGAAACCTTCCATATGAGCTACCTGTAACAATAGTAAGGAAAACATACCTAGCACTGCAGCATTAGTGTGAGTTTTCAGCTGATGGAGTCCCCTTCATTTTAGAACTCAAATTAGAAAAAGTAAGGAGTGAAATTAAAATTTGCCAAATTAAAAGCAATCATCACAAAAAAGGACTGGgcagttgcttttttaaaaacatgattgcagtaatattttaaaaaatgcctaagtgacttaggagcttaaGTCATTTGAGGgggaatttaggagcctaagttcttttttttaaaacgacAAGCTCCTAAGCCACTTCCAGAAACATTACCTCTAGTCTTTAATTAATATCTCATGATTTAACATATCTTTGATAGCTCCTGAGTCCATAATGTGTTCTGATATTAATCATCAACTCAAAAGAGTTTATCAGGGGGTGAGTATGTTCTAACTCACAAATCAATTTACCATTCCTATGGTTTTTATAATGTGTCTTACTATTTTTGCTAGTTATTAAACCCATCTCAACTAAAACCTGGAATCCTTACACAGGCAAAACTTCTTTAGGCCAAATCCAGATTGTTACCTGTTGACACTTAAGATAAAATCTTTCTTAGCCTAAGGCTTGCCTCAGAGCAGGATTCCCATGATGCTTTGCAGTTAAGATAAAGATGTCTAATGAAGTATGGTTTTCTTCTTCAAGCTTACGTCTACCCaactctgtaagtatctacattcAAATGTCTCTTCCGCCAATGTAAGTCACCCACTACGCCAACTTTATAACTCCACTTCCATGAGCGGCGTAGCGCttaagtcaatgtagttaggtcgatTCAGTATCCACggagacactgtgttgcttacattaCCTGTCCCACACCATAGTGTAGAATCCTGCAGCACTGGTATGGGTGGAGAATGTTGCCCTAGGTCTCCTTATGTAGCTGTCTTGTGGGAATAATGCCCAGTATCCAAATGCTGTTTTGCAGGTGATCTGGAAGCAGACATGAAGGATGATTTACCTTTGACATTGGACACCCTCCTCCATGTTCAACAGCTCAGGAAAAAGACACTGAGGTCCTTCTGCAGCAAAACTGCTAAAGTCACCAAGCTTCCAACCAGCCAGCAACAAGCAGCCGAGGTGCTTTCAAGGATCGCAGTGAGTACCAAGCTGGATTTCCTGTATTGCCAAGTGCCAGCAATTGGGCTGGAAATCTGGGAATGGCTTTTGGAGGTGCTAGAGGAGAAAGCAGATGTGACACTGGAGGTGCCAGTTCGCCAGCCCCAGCAGCGTGGTCTACAGAAGCGACTCAGTGAGTACAACCTAACAGCAATGGAGGCTATGCTGAGATCCTACACCAAAGTGCTGTTCATCAGGGACCCTTTCCAGAGACTCATCTCGGCTTACATGCAGAGACTGGCAGATGGCCTAACTTTCAAAGAGTTTATCCAGAGCATTTTAAACAGGGGACCCCAGAATGCCAGCATGGAGTGGAAGCCACTGGTCAGCCTGTGCCGGCCATGCCTCATCCAGTATGACTACGTGATGATGTTTGGCTTCCTCAACAGGGAGGTACATCACCTAATGCGTCGCATGGGGCTGCCAATGGACTTCCACCTGCCTGAGTTCACAGACTCGCAGATCCAGAGCACTTATAGCTGGCTATCAGAGCAGTTACTCAGCGAGCTGTCACTCAAAGAAAGGCGGCAGCTGGCCCACTTCTATCGCTGGGACTTTGCTGCCTTCCGATTTTCTAGCAGTTTGCTTTGGGACCTCCCCAGTACTGAAGGGAGCAAGTAATTAGGAGAACAATTACAGAGAGTAGCCATCCAATGACAGtcctcaaatatgttaaggactgttataaagaaggtggtgatcaattgttctccctgtCCACGGAAGGTAGGACAAGACATGATGGGCTTAGTCTGCAGggaaggagatttaggttaaatattaggaaaaactttctaacaataAAAGGTAGTTAAtgtctggaacaggcttccaaaggagggtGTGGAACCCCcaacattggaggtttttaaaaacaggttggacaaacacctgtgagggatggtctaggtttacttggtcctgctttagcgcaggcggctggacttaatgacctcttgaggtccctccacttctacatttctatgattgttaGTCTAAAAGCAAATGCTTCACAATTCAAGCTAATCACCAGCTGGAGTCAGGAAAAACCCTCCCTCCATGGTACATTGCAGTACAGTTGTCCAAGTGCACCACGCAGGGCTGCACCTTCCAAAGATGAGTCTAGTACAGAccactgtcaaagacaggataccGAACTAGACTGATCATTGCCCTGTGTTTAAATACTGCAGTGATGGAGGCTCTAGAAATGCATAAGACAGATAGATAGGTGTAGTCTGATGTAGCACTTCCTATGATTCTTGAGGACTTTTTCTATGAGAAAGCCCATCAAGGACAA from Mauremys mutica isolate MM-2020 ecotype Southern chromosome 3, ASM2049712v1, whole genome shotgun sequence harbors:
- the LOC123366356 gene encoding carbohydrate sulfotransferase 9-like isoform X2 codes for the protein MNVHRSFTGDQGDLEADMKDDLPLTLDTLLHVQQLRKKTLRSFCSKTAKVTKLPTSQQQAAEVLSRIAVSTKLDFLYCQVPAIGLEIWEWLLEVLEEKADVTLEVPVRQPQQRGLQKRLSEYNLTAMEAMLRSYTKVLFIRDPFQRLISAYMQRLADGLTFKEFIQSILNRGPQNASMEWKPLVSLCRPCLIQYDYVMMFGFLNREVHHLMRRMGLPMDFHLPEFTDSQIQSTYSWLSEQLLSELSLKERRQLAHFYRWDFAAFRFSSSLLWDLPSTEGSK
- the LOC123366356 gene encoding carbohydrate sulfotransferase 9-like isoform X1, which encodes MPKMRFLLRLLTLALLCCLSLLWWGHFLRSHPPQRRGDLEADMKDDLPLTLDTLLHVQQLRKKTLRSFCSKTAKVTKLPTSQQQAAEVLSRIAVSTKLDFLYCQVPAIGLEIWEWLLEVLEEKADVTLEVPVRQPQQRGLQKRLSEYNLTAMEAMLRSYTKVLFIRDPFQRLISAYMQRLADGLTFKEFIQSILNRGPQNASMEWKPLVSLCRPCLIQYDYVMMFGFLNREVHHLMRRMGLPMDFHLPEFTDSQIQSTYSWLSEQLLSELSLKERRQLAHFYRWDFAAFRFSSSLLWDLPSTEGSK